In Buchananella sp. 14KM1171, the genomic stretch CGGCGTGCACGGGCGTCAAACGAGAGAGGCTCAGATCACGATTTGGCCACACTCAGCTCAGAAAACGACAACCGCCATTGACTCCAAGGAGAAGTAGGGCACACTAAAGCACGTTCTACCGGGCAACCGGTAACTCCCTCTCGGGGTATCACCGGGAGAAACAACGACGTTTCAAGGAGACTCAACAATGCGCAAGCTCGCTGCAGTTGCCACCATTGCTGCCGTCAGCATGACCCTCGCCGCCTGCTCCGGTGGCGGTTCCAAGGACGCTGCTCCCAAGGAGGACGTGGCCAAGGTTGACGAGACCGCCGCGACCGAGGTCAACGTCATGACCTGGTGGGAGGCCGGTTCCGAGAAGCTCGGCCTGGACGCCCTGGTCGGTGTGCTCAACACCCAGTTCCCGGACATCGAGTTCAAGAACGCCGCTGTTGCCGGTGGTGGTGGCTCTCAGGCCAAGCAGAAGCTCGCCGCTGACCTCGCTGCGCACAACGCTCCCGACACCTTCCAGGCCCACGCCGGTGCCGAGCTGAACGACTACATCGAGGCCGGCCAGATCGCCGACGTCTCCAACCTGTACGACGAGTTCGGTCTGCGCGAGGCCTTCCCGGCCACCCTGCTGGACCGCCTGACCGTTGACGGCAAGATCTACTCCATCCCCTCCAACGTGCACCGCGCCAACGTTGTGTGGGCCAACCCGGCCGTGCTGACCGCCGCTGGCCTGGACCCGGCCAAGGCTCCGGCTGACCTGGACGCCTGGATCGCCGACATGGAGAAGATCAAGGCCGCCGGCAAGACCCCGATCACGGTTGGTATGGCCTGGACCCAGCTGCACCTGCTGGAGACCATCCTGATCGCCGACCTGGGCGTTGAGGGCTACAACGGCCTGTGGGACGGCACCACCGACTGGGCCTCCGCTGACGTGACCAAGGCTCTGCAGCACTTCGAGAAGATCATGTCCCTGTCCGACGCCTCCCTCCACAACGAGGACTGGCAGCCGGCCCTGCAGCCCGTCATCGACGGCACCGCCGCCTACAACGTGATGGGTGACTGGGCCCTGTCCGCCTACGACGAGGCTGGCAAGAAGGCCGGCACCGACTACATCTACTTCCCGGTTCCGGGCACCGACGGCATCTTCGACTTCCTGGCTGACTCCTTCACCCTGCCGGTGGACGCCAAGAACGTTGCTGGCGCCAAGGCTTGGATGAAGACCATCTCCTCGCCCGAGGGCCAGGTCGCGTTCAACACCGTCAAGGGCTCCATCCCGGCTCGCTCCGACCTGTCTGCTGACCAGATCGCGATGTTCTCCGAGTACCAGCAGAACGCCATGAAGTCCTTCGGTAGCGACACCATCGTCTCCTCCGTGGCTCACGGCGCCGCCGCCTCCGTGACCGTCTCCTCCGCGATCTCCGACGCGATGAAGAAGTTCACCGAGGGCGCCACCGACGTTGCCGGTTTCCAGGCCGAGCTTGTCGAGGCCACCAAGGGCCTGAAGAAGTAATGTGGATCCCGGGGGGCGGTTACCTCCGCCCCCCGGCCCCTTGCTATCTCGAGACTGCGCTGGGGCGATCGTTTGATCGCCCCAGCGCCGCTTACGGAAGGTTCTTCCAATGAGTAAGGAAAATGCGTCCAAGACTGCGACGCGACAGGTGAAGAAGTCCAAGCTCACTTGGACTCACATTCGCCAGTGGGGACCGGGCCTGCTCCTGATCTCCCCCTCCCTGTTCCTGGTGGGCGTGTTCGTGTACGGCATGATCGGCACCAACATCTTCACCTCCATGACCGACAAGCACACGGTTGCTCAGGCGAACGGTGTCAAGCCGTGGAAGACGGTTGGCCTGGACAACTTCGTTGCCCTGTTCAAGGACGACGACTTCCAGCACTCGCTGATCAACCTGATGCTTTTCACCGTCGTGTTCCTGGTCGGCACCCTGGTGCTCGGCTTCCTGTGGGCATGGCTGCTGGACAAGCCGCTGCGCGGTGAGTCCATTTTCCGTTCCATCTTCCTGTTCCCGATGGCCGTTTCCTTCGTGGCCTCCGGTGTGGTGTGGCGCTGGCTGCTCAACACCGCCACGGGTGAGAAGGCCACGGGCCTGAACCGTCTGTTCCAAATGGTCGGGTTGGGCTTCCTGGAGAACGGGTGGACCCGGAACCTGACCTGGGGCATTTTGGCCATCGCCATTCCCGCCATCTGGCAGCTGGCGGGTTACGTGATGGCCTTGTTCCTGGCCGGTTTCCGTGGCATCCCGGACGAGCTGCGTGAGGCCGCCCGCGTGGACGGCGCCTCGGAGTGGCAGCTCTACCGCCGCATCATCTTCCCGCAGCTGGCGCCCGTGGCCCTGTCTGCGGTCGTGATCATCGGGCACATGTCGCTGAAGTCCTTCGACTTGATCATGTCCATCACGGACCAGCGCAACTACTCCACCAAGGTTCCTGCGATCGACATGTACAACTTCCTGACCGCAGGTGACCGGGCCAACGCCGCCGCCGTGGGTGTGATCCTGCTGGCGATCGTGGCGATCCTGGTGGTGCCCTACCTGATCCACGACGCTAAGAGCAGCAAGGAGAACCGATGAGCGCCGCGACCACCAAGCAGGCCAAGCTCGCCAAGATCGCGAAGAAGAAGAGCATGGACCAGGAGTCCGTGGTTTCTAAGTCGATCCGCTACGCCCTGCTCATCTTCTCCCTGGCCGTGGTCCTCATCCCGGTCTATGTCCTGATCATCACGTCCTTCAAGGGGCTTGGTGACGCCGACCCGTCCCGCACGTGGTTCCTGCCGCAGTCGTGGGAGTTCGGCAACTGGTCCAAGGCCTGGGACTCCCTGGCCGAGCCGCTGTTGCGCACGTTCATGCTGGTGATCCCGTCCTCGCTGATCTCGGCGATGCTGGGCTCGATGAACGGTTTCGTGCTCTCCAAGTGGCGTTTCCCGGGTGCGAACGTGGTGTTCACGCTGATCCTGTTCGGCATGTTCATCCCGTACCAGGCCGTGATGATCCCGCTGCTCCAGATGATTCTGGACCTGGCGGCCAACCTGCCCGACCCGTCCGCCATTCAGGGCATTCCCACCCTGATCGTGCTGCACGTGGTTTACGGTATT encodes the following:
- a CDS encoding ABC transporter substrate-binding protein; protein product: MRKLAAVATIAAVSMTLAACSGGGSKDAAPKEDVAKVDETAATEVNVMTWWEAGSEKLGLDALVGVLNTQFPDIEFKNAAVAGGGGSQAKQKLAADLAAHNAPDTFQAHAGAELNDYIEAGQIADVSNLYDEFGLREAFPATLLDRLTVDGKIYSIPSNVHRANVVWANPAVLTAAGLDPAKAPADLDAWIADMEKIKAAGKTPITVGMAWTQLHLLETILIADLGVEGYNGLWDGTTDWASADVTKALQHFEKIMSLSDASLHNEDWQPALQPVIDGTAAYNVMGDWALSAYDEAGKKAGTDYIYFPVPGTDGIFDFLADSFTLPVDAKNVAGAKAWMKTISSPEGQVAFNTVKGSIPARSDLSADQIAMFSEYQQNAMKSFGSDTIVSSVAHGAAASVTVSSAISDAMKKFTEGATDVAGFQAELVEATKGLKK
- a CDS encoding carbohydrate ABC transporter permease, which translates into the protein MSKENASKTATRQVKKSKLTWTHIRQWGPGLLLISPSLFLVGVFVYGMIGTNIFTSMTDKHTVAQANGVKPWKTVGLDNFVALFKDDDFQHSLINLMLFTVVFLVGTLVLGFLWAWLLDKPLRGESIFRSIFLFPMAVSFVASGVVWRWLLNTATGEKATGLNRLFQMVGLGFLENGWTRNLTWGILAIAIPAIWQLAGYVMALFLAGFRGIPDELREAARVDGASEWQLYRRIIFPQLAPVALSAVVIIGHMSLKSFDLIMSITDQRNYSTKVPAIDMYNFLTAGDRANAAAVGVILLAIVAILVVPYLIHDAKSSKENR
- a CDS encoding carbohydrate ABC transporter permease — translated: MDQESVVSKSIRYALLIFSLAVVLIPVYVLIITSFKGLGDADPSRTWFLPQSWEFGNWSKAWDSLAEPLLRTFMLVIPSSLISAMLGSMNGFVLSKWRFPGANVVFTLILFGMFIPYQAVMIPLLQMILDLAANLPDPSAIQGIPTLIVLHVVYGIPITTLIFRNYYESVPTELIEAARVDGAGMLRTYFSVVLPISIPSFVVVLIWQFTSAWNDFLFALFFSSSSNGPVTLALNNLARASILADYGASMAGAVITSLPTLIVYILLGKYFVGGLMSGSVKG